Proteins from one Colias croceus chromosome 22, ilColCroc2.1 genomic window:
- the LOC123701863 gene encoding uncharacterized protein LOC123701863 encodes MHFFYRTMSSCPPKPPDPCAQVCPPPLPPPPCRVKPIMRGLHWSQTKATLIQALCLSCLAGSCVYFFIGRPRRARYKEYYARGEFEDWADEMARKGLFQAVPKESLKDNVPKK; translated from the exons atgcaCTTTTTCTACAGAACAATGAGTTCTTGTCCCCCAAAACCACCAGACCCTTGTGCTCAAGTGTGCCCTCCACCACTGCCTCCACCCCCGTGCAGAGTGAAGCCAATAATGCGTGGTTTACACTGGTCGCAGACGAAAGCTACATTAATTCAAGCTTTGTGTCTCAGCTGTTTGGCTGGGTCTTGTGTGTACTTCTTTATCGGAAGACCGCGGCGAGCCAGATACAAGGAGTATTATGC gAGAGGAGAATTCGAAGATTGGGCAGACGAGATGGCAAGAAAAGGATTATTCCAAGCTGTTCCAAAAGAAAGTTTAAAGGATAATGtgcctaaaaaataa
- the LOC123701862 gene encoding coiled-coil domain-containing protein 102A-like, whose product MAQSSHGGSHRRSRDHEGAMRYTNTDWEAKEAVYIRELDEARARATQMEKTMRWWSDCTANWREKWSKVRNERNKARDEAKQHKSKVDILSKEVNTLKSEKGDLELLIEELKRDNEKLLSLGEKRIVSGDLSTEDGVELRKKNTGFISPNESSARQRASLDSHKFSNVDNVLANKLSEMRLRLDETSKSLQSEKDQKSFLLVKIETLTAELHSAKMELAHSDRTLGSTDSSHSEVERLQNELQDEIAAKQVLEEKIAELKMEIERLKSENTVQWSKRELLETENIAILRENKKLYSQVCELREQIHKLNRISDGSIYGVPYNDHNSRLDTNVLYIRKTSVSPRSHESSNGSSEANLAHMDTKTNTSGEDDELAIVERDDN is encoded by the coding sequence atggCACAGAGTTCACATGGAGGTAGCCATCGCAGAAGTCGTGACCATGAGGGTGCAATGCGATACACAAATACAGACTGGGAGGCAAAAGAAGCTGTGTACATTCGGGAACTGGATGAGGCACGAGCTAGAGCTACTCAAATGGAAAAGACAATGAGGTGGTGGTCCGATTGCACTGCCAATTGGAGAGAAAAATGGAGTAAGGTACGTAATGAAAGAAATAAGGCCAGAGACGAAGCAAAACAACATAAAAGTAAAGTTGATATCCTTTCCAAGGAAGTAAACACTCTCAAATCTGAAAAGGGagatttagaactactaataGAAGAGCTTAAAAGAGACAATGAAAAGCTTCTCAGCTTAGGTGAAAAGAGGATTGTATCTGGTGACTTGAGTACAGAGGATGGTGTTGAATTGAGGAAAAAGAACACTGGTTTTATATCACCAAATGAATCCTCTGCCCGCCAAAGGGCTTCATTAGATTctcataaattttcaaatgtaGATAATGTACTTGCTAACAAATTAAGCGAAATGAGATTGCGTTTAGATGAAACGTCAAAAAGCTTGCAAAGTGAAAAAGATCAAAAGTCATTCTTGCTTGTTAAGATTGAAACATTGACTGCTGAATTACACAGTGCCAAAATGGAATTAGCTCATAGTGATAGAACACTTGGTTCCACAGATTCTAGTCATAGTGAAGTAGAGAGATTGCAAAACGAGTTGCAAGACGAAATTGCCGCAAAACAGGTGTTAGAAGAAAAAATTGCTGAACTAAAAATGGAAATAGAGAGGCTCAAATCGGAAAATACAGTTCAGTGGAGTAAACGAGAACTCTTAGAAACGGAAAACATAGCTATATTACGAGAAAACAAAAAGCTATACAGCCAGGTCTGTGAGTTGAGAGAACAGATACACAAACTTAACAGAATATCTGACGGTAGTATTTACGGAGTGCCCTACAATGATCACAATAGTAGATTGGATACAAATGTGTTATATATTAGGAAGACTAGTGTCAGTCCAAGATCTCATGAATCTAGTAATGGTTCGTCTGAAGCGAATTTAGCGCACATGgacacaaaaacaaatacttcAGGGGAAGATGATGAATTAGCCATTGTGGAAAGGgatgataattga